The sequence ACATCATCAGCCCAGAGGGTTTTGGCTTCAGGAAACTGTTGTGTGAAAACCTGGCAGAGTTTAATCTGTTTTTAAATGGCAACAATGGACAGTTCGGACCCTTCTAGATAGCACTGCTATACCTGGGCCCTGTGTGATTTCTGATTTATTGAATATCTTTACTTGAGCAAATCCAGATGACTAGAAAAAGCTGTAGAAGTAGCTCGGAAGCCAATGTCGGTAGAAGAGACTCTTTGGCCAGGGTGCATGTTCTATGTCAGAACCACAATAGCATCGCAATTTATGGTTTGTTAACATGACCATGGAGTAGAAAATTGGAGATTCCAGGAGTCCCAGTTTGTCGTTTTCCTTCAAAACTATTActacctctgctctcctcctccataaAAGCATGAATCCCTAAACACTCCTACAGTTCAGCTGTCTCAAAAGAAATGCAATTTCCCCTCCAAAAAGCACACTTCTAACATTAAAACTGTCTCTTCGTAAAACACTTTGTAGTTAATGGGTTCTTTATAAAACAGTCATTTAATACAGAATAACAACTCTTTGACTGACCAGTGACcattcctctctgtttttacaGGTATAGCGATCCCAATTCCTATCAAAGGCCTGGGGAACATGCCAAACAACGCCACCTTTAACAGCAACCACACCTGCCTGTTGAAGCCCGACAGCTTTCGAGAGTTCATCATGTTTGGCTCCCTGGCAGCCTTTTTCATCCCTTTAACCATCATGATGGTCATCTACCTGCTAACCATTCAGGTGCTGCGCAAGAAAGTCTACCTgctcaggtcaaaggtcacccaaCGCTTCACTCGTCCAACCGTCTCCACGGTCTCCCAGAAGGAGCAGCCCATACCCATGGTTGGTTCACCTGCTGACAAGCTGGCCATGCTGGAGGggctgaggagggagaagattccGGGGGGATCCAATGCTAGCGCCAACCCCAACACCCCCTTCATATGCGAGGACATGCCCGTTCGCCGCATGTCCACGATGGGCAAGAAGTCCATGCAGAACCTTAGCAACGAGCAGCGGGCCTCAAAGGTGCTGGGCATCGTCTTCCTCCTGTTTGTGGTCATGTGGTGCCCCTTCTTCATCACCAACGTCACCTCAGTGCTGTGTGCCAGCTGTGACCTCAACGTTATCGGGCGTCTCATGGAGATCTTTGTGTGGGTGGGCTACGTGTCATCGGGCATCAACCCGCTCGTCTACACCCTGTTCAACAAGACCTTCCGCCAGGCTTTCACGCGCTACATGACCTGCAACTACAGTAGCACGGCCGGTAACGGGCCCGACGGGCACACCCCGGTGCGGAACGGGCGACGGAATTTGACCCGGATCTCTTTCCGTTCCTCAATGGCGGAGAACTCAAAGCGGTTCATGAAGCGGGGGATGAAGAACGGCATCGGTCCGGTGAATTACCAGAGCCCTCTGAGGCGACGACAAGCACCCGTCCAGTCTTCCAGCTGTGTCGTCATCGACACACTGCTCCTGACAGAGAACGAGGACTGTAAACCCGAGGAGCACGTCAGTTATGTTTAGGGACGTGAGGAATCGTCTATTGGGGAGTTCACAAAGCCCACAGACATATAAGGGCACAACCTCTATGAGAGGGATATGAGGACAGGATACAAGATTCAGTTTGCATTCTTCAGGGGACACCATGCATCAGTTTCTGTGAATTATGTTTGGGCTGTAAGAGCTACACACAAGGGAAGAAAGAAGATTTCAGAAACGAGGGGCCCCCAGATTCTGTACTAAACATTGCTGAACTTTCTGTAAATTGAGTCTGTCAGAAGGTACACTGAAGCGCTTGCCCTCAATAAAAATCGAAGCCGACAAAGCTTTGGTTGGATCGCCCTTAAGGAGACTGCCAGACAAAAACTTCAGGAATGAAGACTGACTGTGTAAACTTTCCCTGGATACAGtgcgttctttctctctcatgctAATCATGACCCCTTGGGCTATTTTAATCTGCTATGGACAATTTCCATTAAGGAGCTTACATGCTTACCTATGGAGAGTACAAACACTACTCCCACCTTATAAACTAGACATTCTTCTGGCTCCACAAAACTCACGATAGCCTACTTACATAATAGATGGCACCAATTTTAACTGCAGGTTTTGGTAATCTTTTTTACTTTTATCAACAGTCGTTGTATAGGCAAGTCTTGGAATGTCAAACCGTTTCTGTTGCCCAGTGTTATTACATTCAAGCAGCTTGTTGTATGAAAGTGTTACAAGGACAAACCCTTTGCAAATGGGAAGCTTTGCTATACAGACAAATAAAATGTATGGAAAAGATGGCCTTCTTAGTACCTGTTAATGACCATGATGAACTGTGCTTGACTAAAGGAAAAATATACAACGTGTGGGATTTGCGTCTTCCAAGTGTTTAGGCCTTGTGCATTTTGCTACTTCCTGACTTGCCTTCATGTCCCAATGTTAACGATGACAATGGTCCTGGTTTACAGTAGATCATTTGCAGTTTCACTTTCAGTCTTTGAGATGAGTTAGCAATGACTTGTGTCCCAAATTGAGCACAGCCCAAATGAAATCCCATAAAGCAATGTGCTCACTCAAGGGTTCATGACCACAAAAACTGAATGTTTGTCAAAACCCC is a genomic window of Osmerus mordax isolate fOsmMor3 chromosome 26, fOsmMor3.pri, whole genome shotgun sequence containing:
- the htr2b gene encoding 5-hydroxytryptamine receptor 2B; this translates as MSQPEAAPLVPNGLGPGEGNGAQLRWAALLMVMVIIPTIGGNILVILAVSLERKLQNATNYFLMSLAMADLLVGLLVMPIALVTVLYNSGWPLPDFLCPIWLFLDVLFSTASIMHLCAISLDRYVAIKKPIQHSQYKSRAKAIAKIALVWLISIGIAIPIPIKGLGNMPNNATFNSNHTCLLKPDSFREFIMFGSLAAFFIPLTIMMVIYLLTIQVLRKKVYLLRSKVTQRFTRPTVSTVSQKEQPIPMVGSPADKLAMLEGLRREKIPGGSNASANPNTPFICEDMPVRRMSTMGKKSMQNLSNEQRASKVLGIVFLLFVVMWCPFFITNVTSVLCASCDLNVIGRLMEIFVWVGYVSSGINPLVYTLFNKTFRQAFTRYMTCNYSSTAGNGPDGHTPVRNGRRNLTRISFRSSMAENSKRFMKRGMKNGIGPVNYQSPLRRRQAPVQSSSCVVIDTLLLTENEDCKPEEHVSYV